In Syngnathoides biaculeatus isolate LvHL_M chromosome 5, ASM1980259v1, whole genome shotgun sequence, the following are encoded in one genomic region:
- the si:dkeyp-77h1.4 gene encoding uncharacterized protein si:dkeyp-77h1.4 produces MRTTCIFALTFMLVTAVSVSGKANEESVMLFLEEDFHILLHAAGLEVTFRPTPRSREVVLMRGGVVVGDRAKMNKRLSHLVVNSLTERDEGVYTVKNPEDPKDFQTIKLFVRDCFNEEMVKYGENYRIPLFGVTPPITLEHRSSAEEANLTSKPAQVLLTRTGDVRTSHRDRISVTDHHVVLRSATRADDGSYTVTDAQGIARIKICLQVIEHQYFVSLHHGERLKINLMLNSSLAHLYYSADTNHQPRLLMDQGEFTEAQTKLGFEGRLSIDGSLVFLDKVKRSDEGLFKVTDLQGFPVSSIHLELKPYKLESIYVAIISLLSLLVFLLLACLLSCLIKVQKRAKRAAALEKIAQNAGKEDEGEAFRQVVKNITKLNEDSKHSQADNTEKSQSTEVDIKGLEVSSKEVGIGNLDTSDSGVGFNTALPLDTDTDAPDQVPDSEAVSISVAPETKSSAPPPPAEEVRPSPAPETEPSAPPAVEIKSETKAVETPPAQSVSLDVPKPAEVKSSPASSPGTKSLASPVSPADPKPAAVGLEPKTAAPKVPSPATEPQKMFSSATGVAYEPPSSVDHIPFLTEPIPNGTPEPDPDHADLIGGSSL; encoded by the exons atGAGGACAACTTGTATCTTCGCGCTGACTTTTATGCTTGTCACAG CGGTGTCCGTCTCTGGCAAGG CCAACGAGGAATCCGTGATGCTGTTCCTCGAGGAGGATTTCCACATCCTGCTGCACGCGGCCGGGCTGGAGGTGACGTTCCGCCCGACCCCGCGCTCACGCGAAGTGGTCCTGATGCGAGGTGGCGTGGTCGTGGGCGACAGGGCCAAAATGAACAAGCGCCTCAGCCACTTGGTCGTCAACTCGCTGACCGAGCGGGACGAGGGCGTGTACACGGTGAAGAACCCCGAAGACCCCAAGGACTTCCAAACCATCAAACTCTTCGTGAGAG ATTGCTTCAACGAGGAGATGGTGAAATATGGAGAAAACTACAGGATTCCGCTGTTCGGGGTGACGCCACCCATCACCTTGGAGCACAGGTCCAGTGCGGAGGAGGCCAACTTGACATCCAA ACCGGCCCAGGTGCTGCTGACGAGGACGGGCGATGTTCGGACCAGCCACAGGGATCGCATTAGCGTCACCGATCACCACGTGGTCCTTAGGTCGGCGACGAGGGCCGACGACGGCAGCTACACCGTCACCGACGCTCAGGGCATCGCCCGGATCAAAATCTGTCTTCAGgtcattg AGCACCAGTACTTTGTCAGCCTGCATCACGGCGAACGGCTGAAGATCAACCTGATGCTTAACAGTTCCTTGGCGCACCTCTACTACAGCGCAGACACGAACCACCAACCGCGCCTACTCATGGATCAAGGAGAATTCACTGAG GCCCAGACGAAGCTTGGCTTTGAAGGTCGCCTATCTATAGACGGTTCGCTGGTCTTTCTGGATAAGGTCAAGCGCTCTGATGAAGGCCTGTTCAAAGTCACCGACCTACAGGGATTTCCTGTGTCCAGCATCCACTTGGAACTCAAAC CCTACAAACTGGAGTCCATCTACGTGGCCATCATCTCCCTGCTGAGCCTGCTGGTCTTCCTCCTTCTGGCCTGCCTGCTGTCCTGCCTGATCAAAGTTCAGAAGAGGGCCAAGAGGGCGGCCGCCCTGGAGAAGATCGCCCAGAACGCTGGCAAGGAGGACGAGGGGGAGGCCTTCCGACAG GTTGTCAAGAACATTACAAAACTCAATGAGGATTCCAAGCATTCGCAGGCTGACAACACAGAGAAATCTCAGAGCACTGAGGTGGACATTAAA GGTCTGGAGGTTTCTTCAAAGGAGGTCGGTATTGGCAACCTAGACACCAGTGACTCCGGTGTTGGCTTTAACACCGCCCTGCCGCTTGACACTGACACCGATGCCCCCGACCAAGTCCCCGACTCCGAGGCCGTGAGCATCTCCGTCGCCCCGGAAACTAAGTCGAGTGCTCCACCGCCGCCAGCCGAAGAAGTGAGGCCCAGTCCAGCACCCGAAACCGAGCCCAGTGCCCCACCTGCTGTGGAAATAAAGTCTGAAACCAAAGCCGTCGAGACGCCCCCTGCCCAGTCGGTGAGCTTGGATGTGCCCAAACCGGCCGAAGTCAAGTCGAGTCCCGCCTCAAGCCCTGGAACCAAGAGTCTGGCAAGTCCAGTGAGTCCAGCTGATCCGAAACCCGCAGCCGTCGGCTTGGAGCCCAAGACGGCAGCCCCGAAAGTCCCCAGCCCAGCTACcgaaccccaaaaaatgttttcgtcTGCCACCGGTGTGGCCTACGAGCCTCCCTCCTCTGTCGACCACATTCCATTCCTGACAGAGCCCATCCCTAACG GCACCCCGGAGCCAGACCCAGATCATGCTGATCTAATCGGAGGTTCCTCTCTGTAA